In a genomic window of Croceibacterium sp. TMG7-5b_MA50:
- the uvrC gene encoding excinuclease ABC subunit UvrC, which yields MSRTPAGTPHDPRGSARFNEDRAAYTVSSAQPDLETGVAAIRETVRTLKPKPGVYRMLDARGEVLYVGKARALKNRVANYTQIAGLSNRLRRMVGQTRSMEIVTTNSEAEALLLEAQLIKRFRPPYNVLLRDDKSFPFILLRAGHDFPRIQKHRGARKMQGQYYGPFASAGSVNTTINALQKLFLLRSCTDSFFARRDRPCLLYQIKRCSAPCVGRIDKAGYGELIQEAKDFLGGRSGAVQKKIEAQMAEAAEALDFERAAMLRDRLRAATFIQGTQAINAGGVGDADVFALACKGGHVAVQGFFIRGGQNWGHRAFFPSHTAEVSEEEILSRVLAQFYEEVPPPPTILVDRELPEREVLEEALGALAGRRVELSIPQRGDRRRLMEQARRNAEEALDRRMAETGTQARLMADLTEFLELPDVPQRIEVYDNSHIQGTKAVGAMIVAGPTGYLKNQYRKFNIRSAQTNDDFAMMREVMGRRFARALEEDPDRDSGMWPDLVLIDGGKGQMSSVRDALEELGIEDVPLIAIAKGPHHGREGREVFHFPDGREKMLPVNSPLLFYLQRLRDEVHRYVIGAHREKRSRAITASPLDEIPGIGPARKRALLLHFGTAGKVRAAGLEDLQRAPGVSAAVAQAVYDFYHPRG from the coding sequence ATGTCCCGTACGCCTGCCGGTACCCCCCACGATCCCCGCGGTTCGGCCCGCTTCAACGAAGATCGCGCCGCCTACACCGTCTCCTCCGCCCAGCCCGATCTGGAGACGGGCGTCGCCGCCATTAGGGAGACGGTCCGCACGCTGAAGCCCAAGCCCGGCGTGTACCGCATGCTCGATGCCCGGGGGGAGGTGCTGTATGTCGGCAAGGCGCGCGCGCTGAAGAACCGCGTCGCCAATTACACGCAGATCGCCGGCCTCTCCAACCGCCTGCGCCGCATGGTCGGCCAGACGCGCAGCATGGAGATCGTGACCACGAACTCGGAGGCAGAGGCGCTGCTGCTGGAAGCGCAGCTCATCAAGCGGTTCCGCCCGCCCTATAACGTGTTGCTGCGCGACGACAAAAGCTTCCCCTTCATCCTGCTGCGCGCCGGGCATGACTTCCCGCGCATCCAGAAACACCGCGGCGCGCGCAAGATGCAGGGCCAATATTACGGCCCCTTCGCCAGCGCGGGCAGCGTCAACACCACCATCAACGCGCTGCAGAAGCTGTTCCTGCTGCGCAGCTGCACCGACAGCTTCTTCGCCCGCCGCGACCGGCCCTGCCTGCTCTACCAGATCAAGCGCTGCTCGGCGCCCTGTGTGGGCCGCATCGACAAGGCGGGTTATGGCGAGCTGATCCAGGAGGCGAAGGACTTCCTCGGCGGCCGGTCGGGCGCGGTGCAGAAGAAGATCGAGGCGCAGATGGCCGAGGCGGCGGAGGCGCTCGACTTCGAACGCGCCGCCATGCTGCGCGACCGGTTGCGCGCGGCGACCTTCATCCAGGGCACGCAGGCGATCAATGCCGGCGGGGTCGGCGATGCGGACGTGTTCGCGCTGGCATGCAAGGGCGGGCATGTCGCCGTGCAGGGCTTCTTCATCCGCGGCGGGCAGAACTGGGGCCACCGCGCCTTCTTCCCCAGCCACACGGCGGAGGTGAGCGAGGAGGAGATCCTGTCGCGCGTGCTGGCGCAGTTCTACGAGGAGGTGCCGCCGCCGCCCACCATCCTGGTCGATCGCGAACTGCCGGAGCGTGAAGTGCTGGAGGAGGCGCTGGGCGCCCTCGCCGGCCGCCGGGTGGAGCTCAGCATTCCGCAGCGGGGCGACCGCCGCCGGCTGATGGAACAGGCCCGCCGCAATGCGGAGGAGGCGCTCGACCGCCGCATGGCGGAAACCGGCACGCAGGCCAGGCTGATGGCGGACCTCACCGAGTTCCTGGAGCTGCCCGATGTGCCGCAGCGGATCGAGGTCTACGACAACAGCCACATCCAGGGCACCAAGGCGGTCGGCGCGATGATTGTCGCCGGGCCAACCGGCTATCTCAAGAACCAGTACCGCAAGTTCAATATCCGCAGCGCGCAGACGAACGACGACTTTGCCATGATGCGCGAGGTCATGGGCCGCCGCTTCGCCCGCGCGCTAGAGGAGGACCCGGACCGCGACAGCGGGATGTGGCCCGATCTTGTGCTGATTGACGGCGGCAAGGGGCAGATGTCCTCCGTCCGCGACGCGCTGGAGGAATTGGGGATCGAGGACGTGCCGCTGATCGCGATCGCCAAGGGCCCGCACCACGGGCGCGAAGGGCGGGAGGTGTTCCACTTCCCAGACGGGCGGGAAAAGATGCTGCCGGTCAATTCGCCACTGCTGTTCTACCTCCAGCGCCTGCGGGACGAGGTGCACCGCTACGTCATCGGCGCCCATCGGGAGAAGCGCAGCCGCGCCATCACCGCCAGCCCGCTGGACGAGATCCCCGGCATCGGCCCCGCCCGCAAGCGCGCGCTGCTCCTCCATTTCGGCACCGCCGGCAAGGTCCGCGCGGCGGGGCTGGAGGACCTGCAGCGCGCGCCCGGCGTCAGCGCGGCGGTGGCGCAGGCGGTGTACGATTTCTACCACCCGCGGGGGTGA
- the hisG gene encoding ATP phosphoribosyltransferase: MGQSRPLTFAVPKGRILEEALPVMARAGIVPEDAFHDKGNRALSFASQDGATSIIRVRAFDVATFVAFGAAHAGIVGSDVIEEFDYSELYAPVDLAIGHCRLSVAEPRGGAQDLPGRASHLRIATKYPNIASRWFERRGIQAECVKLNGAMELAPSLGLSGRIVDLVSSGRTLADNGLVETDRIMDVSARLIVNRAALKTDARVADLVERFRALTLVAEPA, encoded by the coding sequence ATGGGCCAATCCCGACCACTGACCTTTGCCGTGCCCAAGGGGCGCATCCTGGAAGAGGCGCTGCCCGTCATGGCGCGCGCCGGCATCGTTCCGGAGGATGCCTTCCATGACAAGGGCAATCGCGCGCTCAGCTTCGCGAGCCAGGACGGCGCAACCAGCATCATCCGCGTGCGCGCGTTCGATGTCGCCACCTTCGTGGCGTTCGGCGCGGCGCATGCGGGGATCGTCGGCTCCGACGTGATCGAGGAGTTCGACTACTCCGAACTCTATGCTCCGGTCGATCTCGCCATCGGCCACTGCCGCCTGTCGGTGGCGGAGCCGCGTGGCGGGGCGCAGGATCTGCCAGGGCGCGCCAGTCACCTGCGCATTGCGACCAAGTACCCCAACATCGCCAGCCGCTGGTTCGAGCGGCGTGGCATCCAGGCGGAATGCGTCAAGCTGAACGGCGCGATGGAGCTTGCCCCGTCGCTGGGTCTCAGCGGCCGGATCGTTGATCTGGTGTCGAGCGGGCGCACGCTGGCCGACAATGGGCTGGTCGAGACTGATCGGATCATGGACGTGTCGGCCCGCCTGATCGTCAATCGCGCCGCGCTGAAGACCGATGCCCGCGTGGCCGATCTGGTCGAGCGTTTCCGGGCACTGACCCTTGTGGCGGAGCCGGCCTGA
- a CDS encoding sodium-translocating pyrophosphatase: MNLIGIAVALGLLAIVYGFFTSRQVLGSATGTDRMREIAAAIQEGATAYLRRQYTTIAVVGAVMALVVLLLLGPISAGGFVVGAVLSGVAGFIGMTISVRANLRTAAAAATGLQEGLTLAFRSGAITGMLVAGLALLAIACFFGLLVGPVGLAPNNRQVVDALVALAFGASLISIFARLGGGIFTKAADVGADLVGKVEAGIPEDDPRNPAVIADNVGDNVGDCAGMAADLFETYVVTVGATMVLTALLVRDAGDLLLPLMALPLLIGGVCIVTSIIGTYAVRLGKSGSRATNVMGAMYKGFGLTALLSIPAIWFAINLALGGMDAAIGGDALTITTQGVAPGEPIDVEGMAAQVRPFTGWALFWCSLLGLLITGAIIWITEYYTGTGFRPVRSIAKASETGHGTNVIQGLAISLEATALPTLVIVAGIIGAYEIAGLIGIAYAATAMLALAGMVVALDAYGPVTDNAGGIAEMAGLDATVRARTDALDAVGNTTKAVTKGYAIGSAGLAALVLFAAYTTDLAEFFPGLDVDFSLENPYVIVGLLLGALLPYLFGAMGMTAVGRAAGDVVQDVRAQFAGNPGIMAGTSKPDYARTVDLVTKAAIKEMVVPSLLPVLAPVAVYYGITLVAGQQNGFAALGALLLGVIVGGLFLALSMTSGGGAWDNAKKFIEDGNHGGKGSEAHKAAVTGDTVGDPYKDTAGPAVNPMIKITNIVALLLLAALAG, translated from the coding sequence ATGAACTTGATCGGTATCGCCGTGGCGCTGGGCCTGCTGGCCATTGTCTACGGCTTTTTCACCAGCCGTCAGGTGCTGGGCAGCGCCACCGGAACCGACCGCATGCGGGAGATCGCCGCCGCCATCCAGGAGGGCGCGACGGCATATCTGCGGCGGCAATACACCACCATCGCCGTGGTCGGCGCGGTCATGGCGCTGGTCGTGCTGCTGCTGCTGGGGCCGATCAGCGCGGGTGGTTTCGTGGTGGGGGCGGTGCTGTCGGGCGTCGCCGGATTCATCGGCATGACCATTTCCGTGCGCGCCAATCTGCGCACCGCCGCAGCTGCGGCGACGGGCCTGCAGGAAGGATTGACGCTGGCGTTTCGGTCCGGCGCGATCACCGGCATGCTGGTGGCGGGCCTGGCGCTGCTGGCGATCGCCTGCTTCTTCGGCCTGCTGGTCGGGCCGGTGGGGCTGGCGCCCAACAACCGGCAGGTGGTGGACGCGCTGGTGGCGCTGGCCTTCGGCGCGTCGCTGATCTCCATCTTCGCGCGGCTGGGCGGCGGCATCTTCACCAAGGCGGCCGATGTCGGCGCCGATCTGGTGGGCAAGGTGGAGGCCGGCATCCCAGAGGACGACCCGCGCAACCCCGCCGTGATCGCCGACAATGTGGGCGACAATGTGGGCGATTGCGCCGGCATGGCCGCCGACCTGTTCGAAACCTACGTCGTGACGGTGGGCGCGACCATGGTGCTGACCGCGCTGCTGGTGCGCGATGCGGGCGACCTGCTGCTGCCGCTGATGGCATTGCCGCTGCTGATCGGCGGAGTGTGCATCGTCACCAGCATCATCGGCACCTATGCCGTGCGGCTGGGCAAGAGCGGCAGCCGGGCGACCAATGTGATGGGCGCGATGTACAAGGGGTTCGGCCTGACGGCGTTGCTGTCGATCCCCGCGATCTGGTTCGCCATCAACCTGGCGCTGGGCGGCATGGACGCCGCGATCGGCGGCGACGCGCTGACCATCACCACGCAAGGGGTGGCGCCGGGCGAGCCGATCGACGTGGAGGGCATGGCAGCGCAGGTGCGGCCGTTCACCGGCTGGGCGCTGTTCTGGTGCAGCCTGCTGGGCCTGCTGATCACCGGCGCGATCATCTGGATCACCGAATATTACACCGGCACCGGCTTCCGCCCGGTCCGCTCCATCGCGAAAGCGAGCGAGACGGGGCACGGCACCAATGTGATCCAGGGCCTCGCCATCAGCCTGGAGGCGACCGCGCTGCCCACGCTGGTGATCGTCGCCGGGATCATCGGCGCCTACGAGATCGCCGGCCTGATCGGCATCGCCTATGCCGCGACGGCCATGCTGGCGCTGGCGGGCATGGTGGTCGCGCTGGACGCCTACGGCCCGGTGACCGACAATGCCGGCGGCATCGCCGAGATGGCTGGACTGGACGCCACGGTCCGCGCACGGACCGATGCGCTGGATGCGGTGGGCAACACGACCAAGGCGGTGACGAAGGGATATGCCATCGGGTCGGCCGGGTTGGCCGCGCTGGTCCTGTTCGCCGCCTACACCACCGATCTTGCCGAGTTCTTCCCCGGCCTCGACGTCGATTTCAGCCTGGAGAACCCCTACGTCATCGTCGGCCTGCTGCTGGGCGCGTTGCTGCCATACCTGTTCGGCGCGATGGGCATGACGGCCGTGGGCCGCGCGGCGGGCGACGTGGTGCAGGACGTGCGCGCGCAGTTCGCCGGCAATCCGGGCATCATGGCCGGCACCAGCAAGCCCGATTACGCCCGCACGGTGGACCTGGTGACCAAGGCCGCGATCAAGGAGATGGTCGTGCCCAGCCTGTTGCCGGTGCTGGCGCCGGTGGCGGTGTATTACGGCATCACGTTGGTCGCCGGGCAGCAGAACGGCTTCGCGGCGCTGGGCGCCCTGCTGCTGGGCGTGATCGTCGGCGGGCTGTTCCTGGCGCTGTCGATGACCAGCGGCGGCGGCGCGTGGGACAATGCCAAGAAGTTCATCGAGGACGGCAACCACGGCGGCAAGGGATCGGAGGCGCACAAGGCCGCCGTCACCGGCGACACGGTGGGCGACCCGTACAAGGATACCGCGGGTCCGGCGGTCAACCCGATGATCAAGATCACCAACATCGTCGCGCTGCTGCTGCTGGCGGCGCTGGCCGGCTGA
- the hisD gene encoding histidinol dehydrogenase, translating into MLRLHSQAADFERRFARLVDDRRESEGDVARTVTDILQDVRLRGDAALAEYTQRFDRHTLTDDADWRIPPEDCRAAFDALDPDLRGALELAAERITAYHRDQLPADRDFTDDAGVRLGAKWYPVDAAGLYVPGGRAAYPSSLLMNAIPAKVAGVGRLVVVTPTPKGQGNPLVLAAAHLAGVDEVWRVGGAQAIGALAYGTDRIAPVDAIVGPGNAYVAEAKRQLYGVVGIDMVAGPSEILVIADGRNDPDWIAADLLSQAEHDPAAQSILITDDAAFADLVADAVDVQCSQLATERTARDSWNAHGVIIVVDDLAAEAPALANRLAAEHVELAIADPEAMFARLRHAGSVFLGRYTPEAVGDYVAGPNHVLPTGRRARFASGLSVLDFMKRTSFIALDAAALGRIGPAAIALAHAEGLPAHARSVELRLK; encoded by the coding sequence ATGCTGCGCCTTCACAGCCAGGCTGCGGATTTCGAGCGGCGTTTCGCCCGGCTGGTCGATGACCGGCGGGAAAGCGAGGGCGACGTCGCCCGCACGGTGACGGACATCCTGCAGGACGTTCGCCTTCGCGGCGATGCGGCGCTGGCGGAATATACGCAGCGCTTCGACCGGCACACGCTGACGGATGATGCCGACTGGCGCATCCCGCCGGAGGATTGCCGGGCGGCGTTCGACGCGCTTGATCCCGATCTGCGCGGCGCGCTGGAACTGGCGGCGGAGCGGATCACCGCCTATCACCGCGACCAGTTACCGGCGGACCGCGACTTCACGGACGATGCGGGCGTCAGGCTCGGCGCGAAATGGTATCCGGTCGATGCCGCCGGCCTGTATGTGCCGGGCGGGCGGGCCGCTTACCCGTCGAGCCTGTTGATGAATGCCATACCGGCGAAGGTCGCCGGGGTGGGGCGGCTCGTGGTGGTGACTCCGACGCCGAAGGGGCAGGGCAATCCGCTGGTGCTGGCCGCCGCGCATCTCGCCGGGGTGGACGAGGTGTGGCGGGTCGGTGGGGCGCAGGCGATCGGGGCGCTAGCCTACGGCACCGACCGGATCGCGCCGGTGGATGCCATCGTCGGGCCGGGCAATGCCTATGTGGCGGAGGCCAAGCGGCAATTGTATGGCGTGGTGGGTATCGACATGGTCGCTGGGCCGTCGGAGATCCTGGTGATCGCCGACGGGCGGAACGATCCCGACTGGATCGCCGCCGACCTGCTGAGCCAGGCGGAGCATGACCCGGCGGCGCAGTCGATCCTGATCACCGACGATGCCGCCTTCGCCGATCTCGTCGCAGATGCGGTGGACGTGCAGTGCAGCCAGCTGGCGACGGAGCGGACCGCGCGCGACAGCTGGAACGCGCATGGCGTGATCATCGTGGTGGACGACCTCGCGGCGGAGGCGCCGGCGCTCGCGAATCGGTTGGCGGCGGAGCATGTGGAGCTGGCCATCGCCGATCCGGAAGCCATGTTCGCCCGGTTGCGGCACGCGGGCAGCGTTTTCCTGGGCCGGTACACGCCGGAGGCGGTCGGCGATTATGTCGCCGGTCCCAATCACGTCCTGCCCACCGGCCGGCGCGCGCGTTTCGCCAGCGGGCTGTCGGTGCTCGATTTCATGAAGCGCACCAGCTTCATCGCGCTTGATGCGGCGGCGTTGGGCCGCATCGGTCCTGCCGCCATCGCCCTTGCCCATGCCGAGGGGCTGCCAGCCCATGCCCGTTCGGTGGAGTTGCGCCTGAAATGA
- a CDS encoding acyl-CoA thioesterase II, with translation MASFDSRRPTPEQLVAELTLLLDLEPRGGDRFIGRRQPDAAGRVFGGQAIAQALGAARRTVPESRMANSLHAYFLRAGTDQHPIEFRVKRDLDGNSFSNRRVVASQQGQPILTLLVSFQEAQDGPSHQWAEMPDVPPPEELVSDAQIRREVAEQLPEGLAKQFMIRSRPIDFRSVEPRDWLDPQKRAPVAHVWFRTVAPLPDGRPVHNAVLAYASDFQLLSTALQPHGLSFPRGDVKAASLDHALWFHGEFRADDWLLYVIESPWSGAARGFGRGRIFTRDGRLVASVAQEGMVRLA, from the coding sequence ATGGCCAGCTTTGACTCCAGACGACCCACGCCCGAACAACTTGTGGCGGAATTGACGCTGCTGCTGGACCTGGAACCCCGCGGGGGTGATCGCTTCATCGGCCGGCGGCAGCCCGACGCGGCGGGCCGGGTGTTCGGCGGGCAGGCGATCGCGCAGGCGCTGGGCGCCGCCCGGCGGACCGTACCCGAAAGCAGGATGGCCAATTCGCTGCACGCCTATTTCCTGCGCGCCGGCACGGACCAGCACCCGATCGAGTTCCGGGTGAAGCGTGATCTGGATGGCAACAGCTTTTCCAACCGCCGCGTCGTCGCCAGCCAGCAGGGCCAGCCGATCCTGACGCTGCTCGTCTCCTTCCAGGAGGCGCAGGACGGGCCGTCGCACCAATGGGCGGAGATGCCCGACGTGCCCCCGCCCGAGGAGCTGGTGTCCGACGCGCAGATCCGGCGCGAAGTGGCCGAACAATTGCCCGAAGGGCTGGCCAAGCAGTTCATGATCCGCAGCCGGCCGATCGATTTCCGGTCGGTGGAACCGCGCGACTGGCTGGACCCGCAGAAGCGGGCGCCGGTGGCGCATGTCTGGTTCCGCACGGTCGCGCCGCTCCCCGACGGGCGCCCCGTGCACAATGCGGTGCTGGCTTATGCCAGCGATTTCCAGCTGCTGTCGACCGCGCTGCAACCCCACGGCCTCAGCTTCCCGCGAGGCGACGTGAAGGCGGCGAGCCTGGACCATGCATTGTGGTTCCATGGCGAGTTCCGGGCGGACGACTGGCTGCTCTACGTGATCGAGAGCCCGTGGTCCGGCGCGGCGCGCGGTTTCGGCCGGGGGCGCATCTTCACCCGCGACGGGCGCCTGGTGGCGAGTGTCGCGCAGGAAGGAATGGTGCGGCTGGCGTGA
- a CDS encoding spore photoproduct lyase family protein: MQLAPALSRSVTTPAAWRPRRVIATRAALGFAHGRSIAERAAKLGIEVMELAGDRLKLDLPDDPRRAYVEAKATLALTVASPSKRRLQPIAPSADWRVDLAEGCPAHCSYCYLAGSLKGPPITRVYANLDEILDGLPAYLGQGTITSRSRTRAGEGTTFEASCYTDPLALEPLTGSLSATIAWFGRWQADAQLRFTTKFADVAPLLALDHGGRTRMRASVNPRAFARFEGGTSPVAQRLTALADMAVAGYPVGLTIAPIIAAPGWQQAYGELIADAAAALDGIAGLDLTIELITHRFTPGSKAVLTEWYPGSALDMTEANRTTKRTKFGSEKQVYDAATMRDLRRFFEGRIATDLPQARILYWT; this comes from the coding sequence GTGCAGCTGGCCCCCGCCCTTTCTCGTTCGGTCACGACACCCGCCGCCTGGCGCCCTCGCCGAGTGATCGCCACCCGCGCGGCACTCGGCTTCGCTCATGGCCGCTCGATTGCCGAGCGCGCCGCGAAGTTGGGCATTGAGGTGATGGAGCTTGCGGGAGACCGGCTGAAGCTCGACCTGCCAGACGATCCCCGCCGCGCCTATGTGGAGGCGAAAGCCACTCTGGCGCTGACCGTCGCCTCGCCTTCCAAACGGCGTCTGCAGCCGATCGCGCCCAGTGCCGACTGGCGCGTGGACCTGGCTGAGGGGTGCCCCGCCCATTGCAGCTACTGCTATCTCGCTGGATCGCTGAAGGGCCCGCCGATCACCCGCGTCTACGCCAATCTCGATGAAATTCTCGATGGACTGCCCGCCTATCTGGGGCAGGGCACCATCACCTCGCGCAGCCGCACACGGGCGGGGGAGGGCACCACGTTCGAGGCATCGTGCTACACCGACCCGCTCGCGCTAGAGCCGCTGACCGGATCGCTGTCCGCGACGATTGCCTGGTTCGGCCGCTGGCAGGCTGACGCGCAGCTCCGTTTCACCACCAAGTTCGCCGATGTCGCACCATTGCTGGCGCTGGACCATGGCGGGCGAACACGGATGCGCGCCTCCGTCAATCCGCGCGCCTTCGCCCGGTTCGAAGGCGGCACATCGCCCGTGGCGCAACGCCTCACCGCGCTGGCTGATATGGCGGTCGCCGGATACCCCGTCGGGCTGACGATCGCGCCAATCATCGCCGCACCCGGCTGGCAGCAGGCCTATGGCGAGTTGATCGCCGATGCCGCGGCGGCGCTGGACGGGATTGCCGGGCTGGACCTGACGATCGAGCTCATCACCCACCGGTTCACACCGGGGTCGAAAGCGGTGCTTACGGAATGGTATCCCGGCTCCGCTCTCGACATGACCGAGGCCAATCGCACCACCAAGCGGACCAAGTTCGGCAGCGAGAAGCAGGTCTACGATGCGGCTACCATGCGCGACCTGCGCCGCTTCTTCGAGGGGCGGATCGCCACGGACCTGCCGCAGGCGCGTATCCTCTACTGGACCTGA
- a CDS encoding glycoside hydrolase family 43 protein: MIRRAALAATAATLALTGCAPSGPQGATPLAAADGCNPLFRNRWTADPAPLVTGDRLYLYAGHDNGEEHFRIDEWVAYSTTDMKTWTDHGAFMKPTDFTWSTGEAWASQMVEHGGRYYFYVTAQHAKPHGGKAIGVAVGDSPLGPFTDARGSALVLDNKDTWRTWSDIDPTVLVDDDGTAYLAWGNSNLYLAKLKPNMIELDGPPQELHLTNYLEGPWLHKRGDLYYLTYASIKEPEQKNERISYATAPSMAGPWTYRGELTGEAENSFTIHAGIEQFKGEWYFFYHNGLLTIDGKPGSQYRRSVAAERIVYNGDGTMQPITQTRQGVATGPCR; this comes from the coding sequence ATGATCCGCCGCGCCGCCCTTGCCGCCACCGCCGCCACGCTCGCCCTCACCGGCTGCGCGCCGAGCGGGCCGCAAGGCGCCACGCCGCTGGCCGCCGCCGACGGCTGCAACCCGCTGTTCCGCAACCGCTGGACCGCCGACCCCGCCCCGCTGGTAACGGGTGACCGCCTGTACCTCTACGCGGGCCACGACAATGGGGAGGAGCACTTCCGCATCGACGAATGGGTCGCCTACTCCACCACCGATATGAAGACCTGGACCGATCACGGCGCCTTCATGAAACCGACCGACTTCACCTGGTCCACCGGGGAGGCATGGGCATCCCAGATGGTCGAGCACGGCGGCAGGTACTACTTCTACGTCACCGCGCAGCATGCGAAGCCCCATGGCGGCAAGGCCATCGGCGTGGCGGTCGGCGACAGCCCGCTGGGCCCGTTCACCGATGCCCGCGGGTCCGCGCTGGTGCTGGACAACAAGGACACCTGGCGCACCTGGAGCGATATCGACCCCACCGTGCTGGTCGACGATGACGGTACGGCGTACCTCGCCTGGGGCAATTCCAACCTGTACCTGGCGAAGCTGAAGCCCAACATGATCGAGCTGGACGGCCCGCCGCAGGAACTGCACCTCACCAATTACCTGGAGGGGCCGTGGCTGCACAAGCGCGGCGACCTGTATTACCTCACCTACGCCTCCATCAAGGAGCCGGAGCAGAAGAACGAGCGCATCTCCTACGCCACCGCCCCCTCCATGGCTGGCCCATGGACCTATCGCGGGGAATTGACCGGGGAGGCGGAGAACAGCTTCACCATCCATGCCGGGATCGAGCAGTTCAAGGGCGAGTGGTACTTCTTCTACCACAACGGGCTGCTGACGATCGACGGCAAGCCGGGCTCGCAATATCGCCGGTCCGTGGCGGCGGAACGCATCGTCTACAACGGCGATGGCACGATGCAGCCGATCACCCAGACGCGGCAGGGGGTCGCCACCGGTCCCTGCCGGTAA
- the nusB gene encoding transcription antitermination factor NusB has protein sequence MSSRSKSVARSAARLAAVQALYQREMEGTMIPQLLDEFHQHRLGRPIEEEPIAQAEMAFFDDVVKGAIARAEEIDTLVESKLASGWTMARLDRTMKQILRCGAYELLARHDIAVGTVISEYLDVAHAFFDAREAKFANGVLDAVAKAVRPSAGK, from the coding sequence ATGAGTTCCCGGTCCAAGTCCGTCGCCCGTTCCGCCGCGCGCCTCGCCGCGGTGCAGGCGCTGTATCAGCGCGAGATGGAAGGGACGATGATCCCGCAGTTGCTGGACGAGTTCCACCAGCACCGCCTGGGCCGCCCGATCGAGGAGGAGCCGATCGCGCAGGCGGAAATGGCGTTCTTCGACGACGTGGTGAAGGGTGCGATCGCCCGCGCGGAGGAGATCGACACGCTGGTGGAAAGCAAGCTGGCGAGCGGCTGGACCATGGCGCGGCTGGACCGCACCATGAAGCAGATCCTGCGTTGCGGCGCCTACGAGCTGCTGGCCCGCCATGATATCGCGGTCGGCACCGTCATCAGCGAGTACCTGGACGTCGCCCACGCCTTCTTCGATGCGCGCGAGGCGAAGTTCGCCAATGGCGTGCTGGATGCCGTGGCCAAGGCGGTGCGCCCCTCCGCCGGCAAGTGA
- the infA gene encoding translation initiation factor IF-1, translating to MAKEELLEMRGRVVELLPNAMFRVELENGHEVLGHTAGRMRKNRIRVLVGDEVLCELTPYDLTKARITYRFMPGRGGPGLA from the coding sequence ATGGCGAAGGAAGAACTGCTGGAAATGCGCGGCCGGGTGGTCGAACTGCTGCCCAACGCCATGTTCCGGGTCGAGCTGGAAAACGGCCACGAAGTGCTGGGCCACACCGCCGGCCGCATGCGCAAGAACCGCATCCGCGTGCTGGTGGGGGACGAGGTCCTGTGCGAGCTGACCCCGTATGACCTGACCAAGGCGCGCATCACCTACCGCTTCATGCCCGGTCGCGGCGGCCCCGGCCTCGCCTGA
- the thiL gene encoding thiamine-phosphate kinase encodes MSREAAFIEGLRVLAGHPAARGLADDAAVLTVGGETLVLTHDMLVEGVHVLPGQDPADIAWKLVATNLSDLAAKGTEPVGVLLGHMLGADDERFLGGLAEVLRIHKVPLLGGDTVSGGPPRSWGLTAIGRATHCPVPGRDGAQPGDGLWVTGTLGAALAGFEALRDGTGGGTGADSAAYRRPVPLLAEGRALAPLVTAMMDVSDGLLLDAWRLAEASGVSIAIDTHAVPIALPDRRRLQALSWGDDYQLLFTLPPGATPPVPATQVGQVEQRGFVPMFVDGQPVANAGGLGWQHD; translated from the coding sequence GTGAGCCGCGAGGCCGCCTTCATCGAAGGATTGCGCGTGCTGGCCGGGCATCCGGCGGCGCGCGGGCTGGCCGATGATGCGGCCGTGCTGACGGTCGGCGGCGAGACGCTGGTGCTGACGCACGACATGCTGGTGGAAGGCGTGCACGTCCTGCCGGGGCAGGACCCGGCAGATATCGCCTGGAAGCTGGTCGCCACCAATCTGTCGGACCTGGCCGCCAAGGGGACCGAGCCGGTCGGCGTGCTGCTGGGGCACATGCTGGGCGCGGATGATGAGCGATTTCTCGGCGGATTGGCCGAGGTTTTGCGAATTCACAAAGTGCCGCTGCTGGGCGGGGACACGGTCAGCGGCGGCCCCCCGCGCAGTTGGGGGCTGACCGCGATCGGCCGGGCGACCCATTGCCCGGTGCCCGGGCGCGATGGGGCGCAGCCGGGCGACGGGTTGTGGGTCACCGGCACGCTGGGCGCGGCGCTGGCGGGGTTCGAGGCGCTGCGTGATGGCACGGGTGGGGGCACGGGCGCGGACAGCGCCGCATATCGCCGGCCGGTGCCGCTGCTGGCGGAAGGGCGGGCGCTGGCGCCGCTGGTCACGGCGATGATGGACGTGTCGGACGGGTTGCTGCTGGATGCCTGGCGGCTGGCGGAGGCGAGCGGCGTGTCCATCGCCATCGACACGCACGCCGTGCCGATCGCCCTGCCGGACCGGCGCCGGTTGCAGGCGCTGAGCTGGGGCGACGATTACCAATTGCTGTTCACCCTGCCGCCAGGCGCCACGCCGCCGGTCCCCGCCACGCAGGTCGGGCAGGTGGAACAGCGCGGCTTCGTGCCGATGTTCGTGGACGGGCAGCCGGTCGCCAATGCCGGGGGCCTGGGCTGGCAGCACGACTGA